One window from the genome of Oceanisphaera sp. IT1-181 encodes:
- a CDS encoding YebC/PmpR family DNA-binding transcriptional regulator, with amino-acid sequence MGRAYENRKDSISKTANAKSKIYSKYGREIYVVAKSGGADPDGNLSLRGLIERAKKDQVPAHVIEKALQKATSGAGEDFSPARYEGFGPGNCLVIVDCLTDNPNRTIGDVRVCFNKVKAKIGTSGTVGHMFDHCAILAFAGDDEDAILEVLMTADVDVTDVESEDGMITVFAPQTEYFKTKQALLEAFPALDFEVDSIQYLAQNTIELAGEDVALMERFLDMLNDVDDVQNVYHNAEF; translated from the coding sequence ATGGGCAGAGCCTACGAAAACCGCAAAGATTCCATCTCCAAAACCGCGAATGCTAAGAGCAAAATCTACAGCAAATACGGCCGTGAAATATACGTGGTCGCTAAATCTGGCGGTGCCGATCCTGATGGTAACCTCAGCTTACGTGGTTTGATTGAGCGCGCTAAAAAAGATCAAGTACCGGCTCATGTCATTGAAAAAGCCCTGCAAAAAGCCACCAGCGGCGCCGGCGAAGACTTTTCACCTGCCCGCTACGAAGGCTTTGGCCCCGGCAACTGCCTAGTGATAGTGGACTGCTTAACCGATAACCCTAACCGTACTATCGGTGACGTACGGGTATGTTTTAACAAGGTGAAAGCCAAAATCGGCACCTCGGGCACCGTAGGCCACATGTTCGACCATTGCGCTATTTTGGCCTTTGCCGGTGACGATGAAGACGCCATTCTTGAAGTGTTAATGACCGCCGATGTGGACGTAACCGATGTGGAGTCAGAAGACGGCATGATCACCGTATTCGCCCCGCAAACCGAATACTTCAAAACCAAACAAGCGCTGCTTGAAGCCTTTCCAGCACTCGACTTTGAAGTAGACAGCATTCAGTATCTTGCACAAAACACCATTGAGCTGGCTGGTGAAGACGTAGCTCTCATGGAGCGTTTCCTCGATATGCTGAACGACGTAGACGACGTACAAAACGTCTATCACAACGCCGAATTCTAA
- a CDS encoding aspartate/glutamate racemase family protein, with protein MRIKIINPNTTQSFTDALQTLADTVSRPDTEILAVSPASGPASIESFYDEALSVPGVLEEIIKGDREENIDAYVLACFGDPGLYAARELTDKPVLGIAEAAFHMAVMSGAYFTIVTTAPRVRFMTEHLVNRYGFSEQCKNIRTTPMKVLDLATSPETAIAKVIAECLLAIKEDHAEAIVLGCAGMSQYREYIEQQIGIPVIDGTVAAVKLCEAMVDMKLGTSKVLTFSWPRPEMAPQGRQLNIA; from the coding sequence ATGAGAATCAAGATTATCAACCCGAATACCACTCAGTCGTTTACCGACGCACTGCAGACATTGGCGGATACAGTGTCTCGCCCCGATACCGAGATTCTCGCGGTCAGCCCAGCCAGTGGCCCAGCGTCTATCGAAAGCTTTTACGATGAAGCCCTGTCGGTGCCTGGCGTGCTGGAAGAAATTATCAAAGGCGACAGGGAAGAGAATATTGACGCCTATGTGCTAGCTTGTTTCGGCGACCCTGGGCTGTATGCCGCTCGGGAGCTAACCGATAAACCGGTGCTGGGTATTGCCGAAGCGGCTTTTCACATGGCGGTGATGAGCGGTGCCTATTTCACTATAGTGACCACGGCGCCTAGAGTGCGTTTCATGACCGAGCACTTGGTCAATCGCTATGGCTTTAGCGAGCAGTGCAAAAATATCCGTACCACACCGATGAAGGTATTGGATTTAGCTACCTCACCAGAAACTGCGATCGCAAAAGTGATTGCCGAATGCCTGTTAGCGATTAAAGAAGACCACGCCGAAGCCATAGTGCTGGGTTGTGCGGGTATGTCTCAGTATCGGGAGTATATCGAACAGCAAATTGGCATTCCGGTGATCGATGGCACAGTAGCAGCGGTCAAGCTGTGCGAGGCCATGGTGGATATGAAGCTGGGCACCAGCAAGGTATTGACCTTCAGCTGGCCACGACCAGAAATGGCTCCCCAAGGGCGCCAACTCAATATCGCCTGA
- a CDS encoding NCS1 family transporter — protein MAIQNVSNSAAIPMQTGNAKSAQVAGSHEKKAGDESLAPQKNRIMGRVSYFLAWFGGCVSIGTFTMGSSIVGTLNLLQACIAISIGCFSIGIALALNGAAGYKYGIPFMVQARSSFGFVGTRFPGMVRAVPAIIWYGFQSWIGAGALNAASAALFGFDNLVLFFVVFQFLQIGLSILGFQGIKWLENIGSGFILVALVYMFYSVINKFGDDIATNLVNIEGSWGLPFWGATMLFLGVYSTMMLNVSDYSRELKEGTKPGWLTVIYSMSILPCTIFMGLIGLMVSGATGISDPIQVFSSAVDNTPLLVITLLFIAFAQVTTNVLNNVIPPTYILMDVFKLKFRTSTILVGLLAFCTFPWKLVQEDSAAGLQLFVQTYSAFLGPIFAVMVVDYFILRRRKLDLDKLYDENGPYKGINYGAVIAVVVGACVALTFVSVSLYASLLPAGIVYYLLMQYWKPCQRFRY, from the coding sequence ATGGCTATTCAGAATGTAAGCAACAGTGCCGCCATTCCCATGCAAACCGGTAACGCAAAATCAGCCCAAGTGGCTGGCAGTCATGAGAAGAAGGCAGGAGACGAGTCACTTGCTCCCCAGAAAAATAGAATTATGGGTAGAGTTTCTTATTTTCTAGCTTGGTTTGGTGGTTGTGTATCAATTGGCACCTTTACTATGGGGTCTAGTATTGTTGGCACGCTCAACTTGTTACAAGCTTGCATAGCGATCTCGATAGGTTGTTTTAGTATCGGTATCGCTCTCGCGTTGAACGGGGCTGCAGGCTACAAGTACGGCATTCCTTTTATGGTACAAGCTAGGAGTTCATTTGGCTTTGTCGGTACCCGTTTTCCAGGTATGGTGCGAGCCGTGCCGGCTATCATATGGTATGGCTTTCAAAGTTGGATAGGTGCTGGGGCATTGAACGCAGCTTCAGCCGCTTTATTTGGTTTCGATAATCTAGTACTGTTTTTCGTGGTATTCCAATTCCTGCAGATTGGTTTGTCTATCCTCGGTTTTCAGGGTATTAAATGGTTAGAAAATATAGGTAGTGGCTTTATTCTAGTAGCGCTAGTTTATATGTTTTACAGCGTAATAAATAAGTTCGGTGATGATATAGCTACTAATTTGGTGAATATTGAAGGTTCTTGGGGTTTGCCATTTTGGGGTGCCACTATGCTATTCCTGGGTGTTTATAGCACCATGATGTTGAACGTCAGTGATTACTCTCGTGAGCTAAAAGAAGGTACTAAGCCGGGTTGGTTGACGGTAATTTATTCCATGTCTATTCTGCCTTGTACTATTTTTATGGGCTTAATTGGATTGATGGTGTCCGGCGCTACTGGTATATCTGATCCCATTCAGGTTTTCTCCAGTGCGGTTGATAACACGCCATTACTCGTTATTACTCTGTTATTTATTGCCTTCGCCCAAGTCACCACTAACGTACTTAATAACGTTATACCACCGACCTATATTTTAATGGATGTGTTTAAACTAAAGTTTCGCACCTCAACCATTCTGGTTGGTTTGTTAGCTTTTTGTACCTTCCCTTGGAAATTGGTACAGGAAGACTCGGCAGCAGGATTACAGCTTTTCGTACAAACGTACTCTGCATTCTTAGGGCCTATCTTTGCTGTTATGGTGGTGGATTACTTTATTCTACGGCGCCGTAAACTGGACTTAGATAAGCTTTATGACGAAAACGGTCCCTATAAAGGTATCAACTATGGCGCTGTGATTGCTGTAGTGGTTGGGGCTTGCGTAGCATTAACGTTCGTCTCTGTATCTTTGTACGCCAGTCTATTACCCGCCGGTATTGTTTATTACCTGCTGATGCAGTATTGGAAGCCCTGCCAACGCTTCCGTTATTAA
- a CDS encoding NCS1 family nucleobase:cation symporter-1: MDDRLLEVKSRDPSLYNEDLAPIKHKDRSWGWFEIFNVWSNDIQSLFGYSLAASLFLTYGLNGWAVMGAIILAGFIVMILVNLTGKPSVKYGIPFPVLIRSSMGVRGANFPALLRAIVGIFWYGVQTYFASTAVTLLLTSLWGPSEGAGFLGMSATAWLSFVIVWLFQILLFWQGIDKIKIFLNLAGPLVYLVMVVLMVIVWVKAGDQLLPAVSTIFSSAGTKEGSDLAAFSAIVGTMVAYFAAVVINFGDFTRFVRSEREMKIGNLLGLPLNVAFFSFIALMITAGTLVLFGEALTNPADIIERVDSLPLTIVAALTFFAATVGINLVANFIPPAYDLANLFPRMISFRIGGLITAIIAFFVGAFWVSFISQIGIPGFVNALGAIVAPFYGIIVVDYYLVKRQQLDMEQLFSSAPTGAYYYRGGWNVKALLAFAMAATFSISTVLLPSLADLNGYGWLIGAALGGIFYIILVKITGAGVKDIAP, translated from the coding sequence ATGGATGATCGCCTCCTCGAAGTAAAAAGCCGAGATCCTTCTTTATATAACGAAGACTTAGCTCCCATTAAGCATAAAGACCGCAGCTGGGGTTGGTTTGAAATTTTTAACGTCTGGTCCAATGATATTCAGAGTTTGTTTGGTTACAGCCTAGCCGCATCGCTGTTTTTGACCTACGGCCTGAATGGCTGGGCGGTGATGGGCGCCATTATTCTCGCCGGTTTTATTGTGATGATACTGGTGAACCTGACCGGTAAGCCCAGCGTGAAATACGGTATTCCCTTTCCCGTGCTCATTCGTTCCAGCATGGGTGTCAGAGGGGCGAACTTTCCGGCGCTGCTGCGCGCCATCGTGGGTATTTTCTGGTACGGCGTACAAACCTATTTTGCCTCGACGGCCGTTACCTTGTTGCTGACCTCCTTGTGGGGACCGAGTGAGGGCGCCGGTTTCCTCGGCATGTCGGCAACGGCTTGGTTGTCGTTTGTTATTGTATGGCTGTTTCAGATTTTGCTGTTCTGGCAGGGGATCGACAAGATAAAGATATTTCTCAACCTGGCAGGTCCTCTGGTCTATCTGGTGATGGTGGTGTTGATGGTCATTGTCTGGGTAAAGGCCGGTGATCAGTTGCTACCCGCAGTCAGTACTATTTTCAGCAGTGCGGGTACCAAGGAGGGGAGTGACCTGGCGGCGTTCAGTGCCATTGTTGGTACTATGGTGGCTTACTTTGCTGCCGTGGTGATCAACTTCGGGGACTTTACTCGCTTCGTGCGTAGCGAAAGAGAGATGAAGATAGGCAACCTGCTGGGCCTGCCACTTAACGTCGCATTCTTCTCTTTTATCGCCTTGATGATTACCGCCGGTACCCTAGTTTTATTCGGGGAGGCGCTGACTAATCCGGCTGATATTATCGAGCGGGTAGACTCACTGCCACTGACCATAGTCGCGGCGCTGACCTTCTTTGCCGCCACCGTGGGCATCAACCTGGTCGCCAACTTTATACCGCCCGCCTATGATCTGGCTAACCTGTTTCCGAGAATGATCAGTTTCAGAATCGGGGGCTTGATCACGGCCATTATTGCCTTTTTCGTGGGCGCATTTTGGGTATCATTTATCAGCCAGATTGGCATCCCCGGCTTTGTTAATGCATTAGGGGCTATTGTGGCACCTTTCTACGGCATCATAGTGGTGGATTACTACCTGGTAAAACGACAGCAGCTGGATATGGAGCAGCTATTTTCGTCTGCCCCAACAGGAGCCTACTATTATCGGGGCGGCTGGAATGTTAAAGCACTACTGGCCTTTGCCATGGCGGCAACTTTCTCTATTTCGACCGTATTGCTCCCCAGCCTGGCCGACCTTAACGGCTATGGCTGGTTGATTGGTGCAGCCTTGGGCGGCATTTTCTACATCATTTTGGTCAAGATTACCGGAGCAGGAGTTAAAGATATCGCGCCCTAA
- a CDS encoding GntR family transcriptional regulator gives MHNNKNTEQDKVYQRIWEAIVAHKLLPGTRLKEEELSEAFGLSRGFVRKLLLQLSYHKLVNLVPNSGAFVAEPSPEEAREIFQARRLIEAELVRELASKCTVREKEQLQEHLKQEHDAIERGDQSLRIRLSGEFHLLIGKLANKPVLTSFLHEIIPRSSLIVALYQGAGKGKSGHGGLSCSEHNVLLDAIANHQVEQAVALMISHLNDIEAQLQLEPVTDKGVDLKYIFADA, from the coding sequence ATGCATAATAATAAAAACACAGAGCAGGATAAAGTTTACCAACGTATTTGGGAAGCGATAGTGGCCCACAAGCTGCTGCCTGGCACCCGTTTGAAGGAAGAAGAGTTAAGTGAGGCGTTTGGTTTGAGCCGTGGGTTTGTGCGTAAGCTATTGTTGCAATTGTCTTACCATAAATTAGTTAACTTGGTCCCCAATAGTGGAGCTTTTGTGGCCGAACCTTCACCGGAAGAGGCTCGTGAGATTTTTCAAGCGCGTCGTTTGATTGAGGCTGAGTTGGTACGAGAGCTGGCTAGTAAGTGTACGGTTCGAGAGAAGGAACAGCTGCAAGAACACTTGAAGCAAGAACATGACGCGATAGAGAGAGGCGATCAGAGTTTACGCATTCGTTTATCGGGTGAATTTCATCTGTTGATTGGCAAGCTGGCAAATAAGCCGGTGCTTACCTCTTTTCTGCATGAAATTATCCCGCGTTCATCACTGATAGTGGCGCTCTATCAGGGGGCGGGTAAAGGCAAGAGTGGTCATGGCGGTTTGTCATGTAGTGAGCATAATGTTTTGTTGGATGCGATTGCTAATCATCAAGTAGAGCAAGCAGTAGCGCTAATGATTAGCCATCTCAACGACATTGAAGCTCAGTTACAGCTGGAGCCGGTTACAGATAAAGGTGTTGATCTGAAGTATATTTTTGCTGATGCCTGA
- a CDS encoding nucleoside deaminase, giving the protein MSDLDFIKTTIELARDNVVRGGQPFGALLVRDGVVLADGVNESYIDHDATAHAEIQAIRNAGKQHKTTSFAGSTMYASGKPCAMCMAAMIQAGVSKLVYCADDDVGEDYGWSTEYLYERMQRDFGSQGIETTHLPLDEKTQVFEQYQAKVGQGSNEQMKD; this is encoded by the coding sequence ATGTCTGATTTAGATTTTATTAAGACCACCATAGAGCTGGCGCGCGATAACGTAGTGCGTGGCGGCCAACCGTTTGGCGCGCTGTTAGTGCGTGATGGCGTGGTGTTAGCCGATGGCGTAAACGAAAGCTATATCGATCACGATGCCACTGCTCATGCAGAAATTCAGGCCATTCGTAATGCCGGCAAGCAGCACAAAACCACCTCTTTTGCCGGCAGTACTATGTATGCCAGCGGTAAGCCTTGCGCCATGTGCATGGCGGCCATGATCCAAGCTGGCGTGTCTAAGTTGGTGTACTGCGCCGATGACGATGTGGGCGAGGACTACGGCTGGTCGACCGAGTATTTATATGAGCGCATGCAGCGCGACTTTGGCAGCCAAGGTATAGAAACCACGCACTTGCCGTTAGATGAAAAAACTCAAGTATTTGAGCAATACCAAGCCAAAGTTGGCCAAGGCAGCAACGAGCAAATGAAAGATTAA
- a CDS encoding aspartate/glutamate racemase family protein yields MINPNGNSDATAAMVEQAQNMLGPNVRVTGKTNTQAPTLLATPADMQLAEQGVLALGLQAAQALTDLEKTGAIIIAAFSDPGLSALRAQVSMPVLGIGESAFLEAATQYGRFGIVTITPDADFLASFSARATALGISDQYCGARVTQGNAQALLANPALLDAALSAAITESMMDGAQAIILGGGPLSAAAARLQSQFDVPLINPVAAAARAAFKD; encoded by the coding sequence TTGATTAACCCGAATGGTAATAGTGATGCCACAGCTGCCATGGTGGAGCAGGCGCAAAACATGTTGGGGCCAAACGTGCGCGTGACCGGCAAAACCAATACGCAAGCGCCAACCTTACTGGCCACACCTGCGGATATGCAGCTCGCAGAGCAAGGCGTGTTAGCGTTAGGCCTGCAAGCCGCACAAGCGCTGACGGATTTAGAGAAAACCGGCGCCATTATCATCGCGGCCTTTAGTGATCCCGGTTTAAGCGCGTTGCGTGCTCAGGTATCGATGCCGGTATTGGGTATCGGTGAGTCGGCATTTTTAGAAGCGGCGACTCAGTATGGTCGTTTCGGTATCGTCACCATCACGCCAGATGCGGATTTTCTGGCCTCGTTTAGCGCAAGAGCAACGGCGCTAGGTATTAGTGACCAGTACTGCGGCGCCCGCGTCACCCAAGGTAACGCACAAGCGCTATTGGCGAATCCAGCATTGTTAGATGCGGCATTAAGCGCGGCCATTACCGAGTCTATGATGGACGGGGCGCAGGCCATTATCCTTGGCGGCGGGCCACTGTCGGCGGCGGCAGCACGGCTACAGAGTCAATTTGACGTGCCGCTGATCAATCCAGTGGCAGCTGCTGCACGAGCGGCGTTTAAGGACTAA
- a CDS encoding Fic family protein has product MTTPLWLWQQADWPHFTWQESTVQPKLRAVHHRLGLLSGKASLVAADEIFSLDALLANIVASSAIESEKLDIYSVRSSLARQLGINIDSPVAVSDKSFGVASLMKDAVTEWRQPLTLNTLLQWHYWLFQGQTSLMHQIEGGTLRGEATMQIVSGPIDKPKVHYQAPARGHIDAELKLFIHWFNQSLQDPLLDPIARAAITHLWFITLHPFEDGNGRITRALTDRALAQADQQSIRLYAMSEAILKQRSQYYEVLEATQKGGLDITLWISWFCDALLEALADALNKIERTLLKAKFWQQHSDKPLLEPQRKVLNRLLDGDFALGINATQYQRVAKVSKATATRHLTALIELNVLIKLPGGGRSTRYAIAE; this is encoded by the coding sequence ATGACAACACCTCTGTGGCTTTGGCAACAGGCTGACTGGCCGCACTTTACTTGGCAGGAAAGTACTGTTCAGCCCAAACTGCGTGCTGTGCACCACCGCTTAGGCCTATTAAGCGGTAAAGCCTCTTTAGTGGCAGCCGACGAAATTTTTAGCCTAGATGCCTTGCTGGCCAATATTGTTGCCTCGTCGGCGATTGAAAGTGAAAAGTTGGATATCTATAGCGTACGTTCTTCACTCGCACGCCAGTTGGGCATAAATATTGATAGCCCGGTAGCGGTTTCTGATAAGTCCTTTGGCGTGGCGAGCCTAATGAAAGATGCCGTGACCGAATGGCGGCAGCCGTTGACGCTCAATACTCTGCTGCAATGGCACTACTGGTTGTTTCAGGGGCAAACATCATTAATGCACCAGATAGAGGGTGGCACCTTGCGCGGCGAGGCGACCATGCAAATAGTGTCTGGCCCCATCGATAAGCCAAAAGTCCATTACCAAGCGCCAGCGCGTGGGCACATTGATGCAGAGCTCAAGCTTTTTATACACTGGTTTAATCAGTCGTTGCAGGACCCTCTGTTAGATCCGATTGCTCGCGCCGCTATCACCCATCTGTGGTTCATAACCCTGCATCCGTTTGAGGATGGTAATGGCCGTATCACTCGGGCACTCACCGACCGTGCACTAGCACAGGCAGATCAGCAAAGCATCCGCTTATACGCCATGTCAGAAGCCATCTTAAAACAGCGCAGTCAGTATTATGAGGTGTTGGAAGCCACGCAAAAAGGTGGGCTGGATATCACGCTGTGGATCAGTTGGTTTTGTGATGCCTTACTGGAGGCTTTGGCTGATGCACTCAACAAAATTGAGCGCACGCTATTGAAAGCTAAATTTTGGCAGCAACATAGCGACAAGCCGCTGTTGGAACCCCAGCGTAAAGTACTTAATCGCTTACTGGATGGTGACTTTGCATTGGGTATTAATGCCACGCAATATCAGCGGGTGGCTAAGGTGAGTAAAGCCACCGCCACCCGCCACCTCACGGCTTTGATTGAGCTGAATGTATTAATTAAGCTGCCCGGCGGCGGACGCAGCACTCGATATGCGATTGCTGAATAA